The bacterium region GCTGCCTGACCGACCGGAGCAAGCGGGTCGCCGTGTACCCGACCGAGGTGCGGGAGAACCGCGTCTTCCTGAGGACCGGGGAGTCGTCCCGGGGCTGACGTGCGTCGAGCCCAGTCCCGCCGATGGGGTCTCGCGGGACAACTCGGATGCGACGGCGCGGTCGATTCCTGCGACCCCGGAGATCGGAGCGCTATTTCCGATGGTGTTGCCGTCCACTCAAGAGGGGGGCACCGATGCGGTGTACGGGGAGGATCGTCAACGGCGGAACGAGCGCGGGCGTTGTGCGCCCACGCGTCCCGCGGGGACGTTGCCTGCTCACACTGAACGCGGCCCCGCCGGGCGTGTCGACGTGACCGCGGCGGCCGGTCCCGCTTCACGCGGTGCGGTGTCGCTTCGGGGGCGACGTCGATGACGGGATTGCGGTCCGTCCCGGGACTCGACGTCCGGGCGCAGTCCCTGGTCCGGGTCGGCGACGCCGAGTTGGGGATGGCGCGCACCCGGGAGGGAGATCGGCTCGCGGCACTGGCCCCCACCCGGCCGACCGCGCTGGAGGGGCTTGAGGGGGACACGACCTCGTTCGAGGGGGGGTGGCTCCTGGTCGGGCCGGCCACTCCCCGAAACCTGCGCGCGCTGCGAACGCTGCTCCCATGGCTCACGCCCCGGCCCCTCGGACTGCAGCGCTCCTTCGGGTTCGGGGACCGCCTCGGATGTGCCACCCCCGGGCACATCCGCGCGATGCGGGCGGCGGGCGGGGGGCTCGCCCCGATCTTCGCCCAGCAGTCGATCCGCGAGATGGAGCGGACCGGCCGCAGCCCCGAGCAGGTGCTGGATGACGCCACCTGGGGGGTGTTCGCGGAAGGGTGGCGGGAGGGGTTCGGCGCCGACGCCGATCACCTGAAGACGACGGCCGACGTCGACGCGTGCCTGGCGGCGGGGTACACGTTCTTCACGTTCGACCCGGGGGGATATGTCGACCCGGCCGCGGAGGGCCGGCCGGAGGGGGCGCTGCGCGCGGCGCTGGAGGCGCTCCCCTGGGGGGATCTCGACGACAGCAGCGGGCGGATGCGGGACCGCTACCGCAGCCAGACGCTCGACCTCGGCGGCCGATCGATGCGCGTCGACGAGGAGGAGGTCGTTCGGGCCGCCGTCAAGTACGGCCGCGCCGTGGCGCACGCGCTGCTCCTGTACCGCCACCTTCGGGCGCGCAGCGCTGATGCGGAGGTGGAGATTTCCGTGGACGAGACCGAGACCCCCACCACCCCCGCCCAGCACATCTACATCGCCACCGAGCTCCGTCGCCTGGGCGTCCGCTGGGTGGGTCTGGCCCCGCGCTTCGTCGGCCGCTTCGAGAAGGGGGTGGACTACCTGGGCGACCCCGCCGCGTTCGATGCCGACGCCGCCACGCACGCGGCGATCGCGCGGCGGCTCGGGCCGTACAAGCTGAGCCTCCATTCCGGATCCGACAAACTGAGCGTCTACGGCGCCTTCGCACGTCGGGCGGGAAACCTGCTCCACGTCAAGACCGCCGGGACCAGTTACCTGGAAGCGCTGCGCACCATCGCGGCGCTGGATCCGGGGTTGTTCCGTGAGATCTACGCGCTGGCGCACGATCGCTACGAGCAGGATCGGGCCAGCTATCACGTATCGGCGAGCCGAGATCGCGCGGCGGCACCCGATGCGGTGTCGGATGCGGCACTCGCCTCGCTGCTCGACAGCTTTGACGCCCGGCAGATGCTGCACGTCACCTTCGGATCGGCGCTGGCGCGCTACGGAGACCGCGTGCACGCCCTGCTGCGCGCGCACCCCGAGGCCTACGACGCCAATCTGGAACGTCATTTCATCCGGCACCTCTCTCCGCTCGCCGCCCCCACGCCCGGGGTGCGGGGCTGACGTTGGATCCGCTCTTCAGCCTGACCGGCAAGGTGGCGGTGGTCACCGGCGGGACGGGCGTCCTGGGTGCGGTCATGGCGCGCGGCCTGTCCGCCGCCGGGGCGAGGCTGGGGATCCTCGGCCGCCGGGAGGAACGCGCCCGGCAGGTGGCGGCCGAGATCGAGCGGGCCGGTGGGGAGGCGATGCCGCTGCCCGCCGATGTGCTCGTCCGCGAGGACCTGGAGCGCTGCCGGAAGACGGTCGTCGAGCGATGGGGGGGCATCGACATCCTGGTCAACGCCGCGGGCGGCAACCTGCCCCGGGCGACCCTGGAGGAGGGGGAATCGATCTTCAACCTTCCGCTCGATGCGTGGGCGTCCGTCGTGGATCTGAATCTCCTGGGAACGCTCCTCCCCGTGCAGGTCTTCGGCGCGGCGATGGCGGAGGCCGGGCAGGGGTGCATCGTCAACATCTCGTCCATGGCGGCGCAGCGATCGCTCACCAGGGTGCCGGCCTACTCCGCGGGAAAGGCCGCGGTGGAAAACCTGACCCGCTGGCTCGCGGTCGAACTCGCGCGCAAGCACGGGCCGGGCCTGCGCGTCAATGCTATCGCGCCCGGGTTCTTCATCGGGGACCAGAACCGCACGCTGTTGATCAACCCGGACGGGAGCCTCACCGCGCGGGGGAGGCGGATCGTCGATCACACGCCCGCGGGGCGGTTTGGCGAGCCGGAGGAATTGGTGGGGACGCTGATCTGGCTCTGCGGCCCGGGCAGCCGCTTCGTCAACGGCGCGGTCATCCCCGTCGACGGAGGCTTCAGCGCGTTCAGCGGTGTGTAGCGCGGCCCCGGTGTGTCGGGCGCTCGCCTCGGCCCGGCCCGCACGCTGATTGCAGGAGTTCGTTCACGATAACCCCGCCCCGCGCCGGCTGCGGTGGCCTTGACGAGGGGATGGAGCGGATGGCCACGTCGATGCAGGCAGCGGTGATTCGCACGCACGGCGGTCCCGACCATCTCGTCGTCGAGCAGTTCGCGCGCCCCGAGCCCGGCCCCGGTGAGGTTCTGGTGCGGGTGGGCGCTTGCGCGCTCAACCACCTCGACATTTTCGTGCGGCGCGGGATGCCCGGCCTGCCGGTCCCGCTCCCGCACATCGGCGGGGGCGACATCGTCGGCTGGGTGGAGGCGCTCGGTCCGGGCGGCGGGGGAATCGCGGTGGGGGCGCCGGTGCTGGTCGACCCATCTTCCGAGCACGGGATGCTGGGGGAGACCAGGCGCGGCGGGCTGGCCGAGTTCGTCAGCGTCCCGACGACCAGCCTGCTGCCGCTTCCGGACGAAGCGCGCCTGCTCGAGTTCGCCTGCCTGCCGGTTGCCTACGGGACCGCCCACCGGATGCTCTTCACCCGAGCCAAGCTCGAGGGGGGGGAGTTGCTGGTGGTGGTCGGCGCGAGCGGCGGCGTCGGCGTGGCCTGCGTGCAGCTCGGCAAGCGGATCGGCGCCCGGGTGATTGCCGTCACCAGCAGCGACCAGAAGGCGCGGCGCCTCACCGAGCTGGGGGCGGATCACTGTGTGGTCGCCGCCGATGGGCAGTTCGGGCGAGCGGTCTGGGAGCTCACCGGCAAGCGGGGCGCGGACGTGGTGGTCGATTACTCCGGCAAGGAGACCTGGCCTCAATCCCTCCGCTCGCTCCGGCACGGCGGCAGGCTGGTCTGCTGCGGTGCGACGTCCGGGTACGAGGCGGTGACCGATCTGCGCTACCTGTGGGCGCGCGAGGT contains the following coding sequences:
- a CDS encoding tagaturonate epimerase family protein; translated protein: MTGLRSVPGLDVRAQSLVRVGDAELGMARTREGDRLAALAPTRPTALEGLEGDTTSFEGGWLLVGPATPRNLRALRTLLPWLTPRPLGLQRSFGFGDRLGCATPGHIRAMRAAGGGLAPIFAQQSIREMERTGRSPEQVLDDATWGVFAEGWREGFGADADHLKTTADVDACLAAGYTFFTFDPGGYVDPAAEGRPEGALRAALEALPWGDLDDSSGRMRDRYRSQTLDLGGRSMRVDEEEVVRAAVKYGRAVAHALLLYRHLRARSADAEVEISVDETETPTTPAQHIYIATELRRLGVRWVGLAPRFVGRFEKGVDYLGDPAAFDADAATHAAIARRLGPYKLSLHSGSDKLSVYGAFARRAGNLLHVKTAGTSYLEALRTIAALDPGLFREIYALAHDRYEQDRASYHVSASRDRAAAPDAVSDAALASLLDSFDARQMLHVTFGSALARYGDRVHALLRAHPEAYDANLERHFIRHLSPLAAPTPGVRG
- a CDS encoding SDR family oxidoreductase, with translation MTLDPLFSLTGKVAVVTGGTGVLGAVMARGLSAAGARLGILGRREERARQVAAEIERAGGEAMPLPADVLVREDLERCRKTVVERWGGIDILVNAAGGNLPRATLEEGESIFNLPLDAWASVVDLNLLGTLLPVQVFGAAMAEAGQGCIVNISSMAAQRSLTRVPAYSAGKAAVENLTRWLAVELARKHGPGLRVNAIAPGFFIGDQNRTLLINPDGSLTARGRRIVDHTPAGRFGEPEELVGTLIWLCGPGSRFVNGAVIPVDGGFSAFSGV
- a CDS encoding zinc-binding dehydrogenase, translating into MERMATSMQAAVIRTHGGPDHLVVEQFARPEPGPGEVLVRVGACALNHLDIFVRRGMPGLPVPLPHIGGGDIVGWVEALGPGGGGIAVGAPVLVDPSSEHGMLGETRRGGLAEFVSVPTTSLLPLPDEARLLEFACLPVAYGTAHRMLFTRAKLEGGELLVVVGASGGVGVACVQLGKRIGARVIAVTSSDQKARRLTELGADHCVVAADGQFGRAVWELTGKRGADVVVDYSGKETWPQSLRSLRHGGRLVCCGATSGYEAVTDLRYLWAREVDVRGSDGWGRDDLLQLSRLVAAGELHPVIHAVLPLSRAREAVAELEQRRAFGKVLLVPDAQLGRVAQAGGRGYPS